The stretch of DNA AACGCATTCCAGGATTTTTCTGTTTCTGTATCAGAACTGCTCTTTCACTCTTCACTCAGGCCTTCACAGCCCAGCGCATCTTCGTGGATCTGGCGCGGCCATTCTGTGCACATTCCTGTGCGGAAGGACGGATCACATCTTTTGAATAGTCGGAATAGATGCCGTCTTTATAGCCCTGCTTTAAGGCTTTCTTTACCAGCTTGTCCTCTCCGGAATGGAAGGTAAGGATCGCTACACGGCCGCCTGGCTTCAGCGCTCCAGGAAGTTTTTCCATAAAATCATAGAGGACCTCGAATTCCCGGTTCACATCAATACGCAGTGCCTGGAAAACTCTCTGGCATGTTTTTTTCACCGTGTCTTTCCTCTCTTTTTCAGGAAGGAAAGACAATGTCTTCTCAATGACTTCACGAAGCTTCGTAGTAGTATCTATGTGGTTTCCTCTTCGGATCTCATCTGTGATGGCCTTCGCGATCTCCTCACAATACGGCTCATCGGAATTCTCATCCAACATTCCGGCAAGCTCTTCTCTCGAAATGGTATCCAGCCGTTCCGCTGCGCTGATCCCGGTTTCCTGGTTCAGCCTTAAATCCAGAGGACCATCCACCTTAAAGGAAAACCCTCTCTTGGGATTGTCGATCTGCATGGAAGACACCCCAAGATCCGCCAGGATAAAATCAAAGCCACCAACTTCCTCTGCGATCTCATCAATAGTACAGAAATTCTGGAGTTTAATTGTCAGGATATCTTCTCCGAATCCCTGTTCTGCCAGACGTTTCCTTGTCTTGGCAGATTCTTCCGGGTCCACATCCGTAGCGTACATGTGTCCCTGACCTTTCAGGCATTCCAGCATGGCCTTTGTATGCCCACCGTAACCAAGTGTAGCATCAAATCCAACCTGCCCCGGCTTAATCTCCAGAAAATCAATGATCTCTTTCACCATAATGGAAATATGCATTCCAGCCGGTGTATTCCCCTTGCTGATCACATGTTCAATGGTATCTTTATATTTCTCAGGCTGAAGCTCTTTATATTTCTCCTCAAATTTCTTCGGATATTTTCCTTTATATCGTACCCGCCTCTTATGTGGTGTCTGTGATTCCTGGTTCATAAAATTCTCCTTATCCTCTGGCATTCTCTGCCCTGTTTCTTTCATGATACCATGAATCCTATTTTTCGTAAACCGTCGGAATACTTCAAAAAATATCATAAAGAAAAAAACTCCTGACAATCTGTATTTCTACAGACTGCCAGAAGTTTTATATATGCTCAGACTGAAATTTCAGCCTGAAATGTATTCTTACTTATGCGTTCTTCTTAGCGATTGCTGCCTGTGCTGCTGCAAGACGAGCGATCGGTACACGGAACGGTGAGCAGGATACATAGTCAAGTCCGATCTCGTTGCAGAACTCTACGGAAGACGGATCTCCGCCGTGCTCACCGCAGATACCTACGTGAAGTTTCGGGTTAACCGGTTTTCCAAGCTCGATAGCCATCTTCATAAGTTTGCCGACACCTGTCTGGTCAAGCTTAGCGAATGGATCGTTCTCGAAGATCTTAGCATCATAGTATGCGTTAAGGAACTTACCAGCGTCATCACGGGAGAATCCGTATGTCATCTGTGTAAGGTCGTTTGTACCGAAGCAGAAGAAGTCAGCCTCTTTAGCGATATCATCAGCTGTAAGAGCTGCTCTCGGGATCTCGATCATAGTACCAACCTCGTACTCAAGGTCAGAACCAGCTGCTTTGATCTCAGCGTCTGCTGTCTCTACAACGAATTTCTTAACGTATTTAAGCTCTTTAATGTCACCAACAAGCGGAATCATGATCTCCGGTTTGATGTTCCAATCCGGATGATTCTTCTTAACGTTGATAGCTGCACGGATAACAGCGCTTGTCTGCATCTTAGCGATCTCTGGGTAAGTAACAGCAAGACGGCATCCACGATGTCCCATCATCGGGTTGAACTCGTGAAGGGAAGCGATGATTGTCTTGATCTGCTCTACAGTCTTGCCCTGAGCGTCAGCCAGTTTCTTGATGTCCTCTTCCTCTGTAGGAACGAACTCATGAAGTGGCGGATCAAGGAAACGGATGGTTACAGGATTTCCTTCAAGTGCCTCATAGAGTTTCTCGAAGTCTCCCTGCTGCTCCGGAAGGATCTTAGCAAGTGCTGCTTCTCTCTCCTCTACTGTCTCAGAGCAGATCATCTCACGGAATGCGTCGATTCTGTTGCCCTCGAAGAACATATGCTCTGTACGGCAAAGACCGATTCCCTCTGCACCAAGCTCACGAGCTTTCTTAGCATCAGCAGGAGTATCAGCATTTGTACGAACTTTCATTGTTCTGTACTTGTCAGCCCATCCCATGATACGTCCGAACTCACCAGCGATCTGAGCATCTACAGTCGGGATAAGTCCGTCATAGATGTTACCTGTTGTACCATCGATGGAGATTGCATCTCCCTCATGGAACTCTTTACCAGCAAGTGTGAATTTCTTATTCTCCTCGTCCATAGCGATGTCACCGCATCCGGATACACAGCAGGATCCCATTCCACGAGCAACTACAGCTGCGTGAGATGTCATACCACCACGAACTGTCAGGATACCCTGAGCAGCTTTCATACCTGTGATATCCTCTGGGGATGTCTCAAGACGAACAAGAACAACCTTCTCTCCTCTTGCAGCCCACTCAACAGCATCCTCTGCTGTGAATACAACTTTACCGCAAGCAGCTCCAGGAGAAGCGCCAAGGCCTTTGCCCATCGGTGTAGCAGCCTTAAGAGCAGCTGCATCGAACTGCGGATGAAGAAGGGTATCAAGGTTACGAGGATCGATCATTGCAACAGCCTCTTCCTCAGATCTCATTCCCTCATCAACGAGGTCACAAGCGATCTTAAGAGCAGCCTGTGCAGTTCTCTTACCATTACGTGTCTGAAGCATATACAGTTTACCATGCTCTACAGTAAACTCCATATCCTGCATATCTCTGTAGTGTTTCTCCAGAGTCTCGCAAACCTGTTTGAACTGTACGAATGCTTCCGGGAACTTCTGCTCCATCTCGGAGATGTGCATTGGTGTACGAACACCGGCAACTACGTCCTCGCCCTGTGCATTAGTAAGGAACTCACCGAACAGGCCGTTAGCACCTGTAGCAGGGTCACGTGTGAAGGCAACACCTGTACCACAGTCATCACCCATGTTACCGAATGCCATCATCTGTACGTTAACAGCTGTACCCCAGGAATATGGGATATCATTGTCACGACGATATACGTTCGCACGTGGGTTGTCCCAGGAACGGAATACGGCTTTGATCGCACCAACCAGCTGCTCCTTCGGATCAGTTGGGAAATCAGAACCGATTTTGGATTTATACTCAGCTTTGAACTGGTCAGCAAGCTCATGCAGGTCAGCAGCTGTAAGCTCAACGTCCTGCTTAACACCTCTCTTAGTCTTCATCTCATCGATGAGCTCCTCGAAGTATTTCTTACCAACTTCCATAACTACGTCAGAATACATCTGGATGAATCTTCTGTAGCAGTCCCAAGCCCAACGCTCATTGCCGGATTTCTCAGCAAGAGTGTTAACAACTTCTTCATTTAAACCAAGGTTGAGGATTGTGTCCATCATACCAGGCATAGATGCTCTCGCACCAGAACGAACGGATACAAGCAGAGGATTTTCTTTGTCACCGAATTTCTTACCGGTAACTCCTTCCATCTTGGTAATTGCTTCCATGATCTGAGCCATGATCTCATCATTGATGGATCTGCCATCCTCGTAGTACTGTGTGCAGGCCTCTGTTGTGATTGTGAAGCCCTGCGGTACAGGAAGACCGAGGTTTGTCATCTCAGCAAGGTTGGCACCTTTGCCGCCCAGAAGATTTCTCATAGTAGCATTACCTTCTGTAAACATGTAAACCCATTTTGCCATTTTACATTTTCCTCCTAATTATTGTTCTTTAAAACATAAAAATGTATGTTTTCTACGCACATAATTATTGTATAGATTTCTCCTTCATTAGTCAAGGTTATTCTTCCAAAAAACAGCAATTTCTCTTGGTAAATCTGACAGATTTTCCAGTTATTTTTTCCATGGATCGTATTTTTCTCGTTATCGTCTGTAAAATGTGCTAAAATAGAAAAAAACATGCAGCAATTCCGGGGTAATATTACCCGAATGCTGTCATACAGGAGGTTTATCATGACACGAACGATTGAAAACAGCTTTCTTAAGATTTCCGTTTCCGACCACGGTGCTGAACTCACCGGAATCTATGACAAGACTAATGACAGGGAGATCCTCTGGCAGGCAGATCCGGCTTACTGGAAACGCCATGCGCCTGTACTTTTTCCCAACGTGGGACGTAACTACAAAGATATCTGGCGTCTGAACGGAAAGGAATATCCTTCCAGACAGCACGGCTTTGCAAGGGACAGCGATTTTATCTGCACGGATATTACCGATACTTCCCTTTCCTTTGTCCTTAAGTCCTCCGAAGAAACCCTGAAGGTTTATCCGTTTGCTTTCGCTCTGAAGATCACCTACACTCTGAAGGAGCATGACCTGGACGTATGCTGGGAAGTAGTTAATAATGATTCTGAAACTATGTATTTTACCATCGGCGGCCATCCGGCATTCCGTGTTCCGGTACGTGAAGGAGAATCCCAGAGCGATTACCGTCTTGCTTTTGAAGGCCTGGACGTTCTTACCTATCTCCTCATCGATACGTCTGCAGGAACAGTCATTGCTGACGAGCCACATACACTTTCCCTTGAAAACGGAACCTGTTCCATTGCTCCTCATATGTTTGATAAAGACGCTCTTGTTTTTGATAACGGCCAGATCCAAAAGGCCGGTATCCTCTTCCCGGACGGAACTCCATATCTGACACTTACCAGTGAGGGCTTCCCGAATTTCGGTATCTGGTCCGTACCCGGTGCTCCCTTTGTATGCCTGGAGCCGTGGATGGGACGCTGTGATGACTGTGGTTTTGAAAAATCGCTCTCTGAAAAAAATAATATCAACGTTCTGAAACCGGATGAAGAGTTTATTAAAAGCTATCAGATTACCGTCCACTGATCTTATAATTCTCAGAATACATAATATTTCATCACAAACGATCAAAAAATCCGCCGATCAGACAGTTATCAGAGAACTGTTCGATCCGGCGGATCTTTTATTTTATCTTTATTTCACAGATTAAAAAGGCTCTGTTTTATTCTCGCACAAAATGATACTGATAAGCTCTGTACTCCCCAAACTCTGCTGGAAGCGGCATTCCACCATGCATCAGAGCAGCTCCGGAATAGATCCTGCCGGTAGCCTGTTCCTTATACAGAGCACTCTCATCAAGTCCGCGAAGCTGCACATAATTCACAGTCATGTTTCCATGGATCTCCTCCATGACAACATTGAGCAGAACTTCTTCCTGAGAATTTCCAACGATCTCCCATGCACAGATCTCACTCTTAAACGGATCTGTCAGGCGATAGTATCGTCCGTTCTGGATCAGTGGCGCATACTTACGGAATTCCCCGATCTGGCTGCGGACCTCGTCTTTTTCTTCCTCAGTCAGCTTCAGAAGATCCAGCTCGTAGCCGAAGGTTCCGGACATGGCAACCACACCTCTGGTATGTAACGGAGTGATCCTTCCTGTCTGATGGTTCGGCACTGCAGACACATGTGCTCCCATGGCCGATACCGGATATCCGAAGGAAGTGCCATACTGGATTCGAAGCCTGTCAACAGCATCAGAGTTGTCGCTGCACCAGATCTGCGGTGTGTAATACAGCATGCCTGCGTCAAATCTTCCGCCACCGCCGCTGCAGCCCTCGATCAGAAGATCCGGATAACGGTTCACCATACGGTCCAGAAAATCGTACAATCCCAGGACATAATCATACATTACACGTCCCTGATCCTTGGTCATTACGGAAAATACATCCATCAGGCTTCGATTCATGTCCCATTTAACGTACTCAATATTGGCATTATCCAATACCGCACTGATCTGTCCGAAGATTCCATCTACAACTTCTTTTCTGGAAAAATCAAGTACCAGCTGATTTCTGGACCTCACTGGTTTTCTTCCCGGAATCGTAAGTGCCCAGTCCGGATGCTCGCGGTAAAGATCACTGTCCTCAGAGATCATCTCCGGCTCGACCCAGATACCGAATTTCACTCCGAGGTCATTGACTCTTTTTACCAGTCCGCCGAGAGTCTCTCCAAGCTTCTTCTCATTAACATACCAGTCCCCAAGACCACTGTTGTCATCGTCACGTTTTCCAAACCAACCGTCATCCAGAACCAGCATATCGATACCAAGGCTCTTTGCCTCTTTTGCCAGATTATATAAAGTCTCCCCTGTAAAATCAAAATATGCTGCCTCCCAGCTGTTTACCAGTACCGGACGAATCGCTGTTTTATATTTGCCGCGGCAGATATGGTGACGGATGCAGCTGTGCAGATTCTGGGAAAGACGGTTCATTCCCTGATCTGTGTAGCTTAAGATCACCTCAGGCGCATAGAAGGTCTCCCCGGCTTCCAGCGGATACCGGAAGCACTCCTCCTGTACACCAAGGAGCATTCTTGTCTGATTGTACTGATCCTTCAGAACCTCACCCTGGAAATTTCCACTGTATACAAAGGACATAGCATAGCAACCTCCATGATCCTCTGTAGTGTCCTTTTCTGCCAGGATCATCATCGGATTATACTGATGGCTGGATGTACCACGGACACTGCCGATCATCTGACTTCCGTGTGCTACCGGAACCCTCTGCAGATTCCGTTCCATGGCATGTCTTCCGTAAAAAGTAAGCAGGTCATAATCTCCGTAAAGAAAATCCAGTTCTGCGGACATCACCTTATTCACATAGATCTTCTCACTGCTCTGATTACGGACATAGACGCTTCTCGTAATGATATCCAGTTCCGGAAGTACACCGTAAAGAAGCATGGCCTCCACGCCGGTAGCCGGATCCTCCAGTACGATCTCCAGAGTCTGTGCCTCATCGTTCTCCGCATAAACAGCCGGAAGCCCCGGAAGGCTGTATTTACCGTCACGGATAGTATAGTTCTTGTAACGCATATCACAGCTCATGCTTCCGTCACCGTTTTCCAGCATCAGTGATGCACTGCGGAAATCTCCGTTTCCGTAGCAGGAAAGCTCCTGTGGAAGAGAGTCCATGGAATAGGTTCTGTCTGTTCCCGCATCATAGGGATTTCCGGAAAATCCTCTGTCATAGTAAGTCAGAAGATAATCCATGCAGCCTTCTGCCTTTTTACCATAATAGAGATGAAGAAGAAATCCGTACTGATCCACCTGCATCTGATATGTAGTTTCTTTTGTCTGCAGGGTAAACGTTCTGTCTTTCTCGCAGTAGATGATTCCCATATGTGAATCCTCCTTTTTCTTGTGTTTTTATTTTACGGCACCGTTTACAACACCATTTAAAATGTGCTTCTGGCAGATCAGATAAAACAGAAGGATCGGAAGCAGTGCCAGCAGATAAGAGGCAAACGCAAGGTTATAGTTTGTTCCGAACTGAGTCTGGAAATTCAGCTGTGCCAGAGGCAATGTGGTTCCACCTGTAGATCCGGACATGATAACCAGCGGAGTCATAACATCATTCCAAGTTCCAAGCGCTGTCAGAACTGCCACTGTGGCATGCATCGGCTTCATGATCGGAAAGATGATCTTCCAGTATGTTTTCCAGGTGCTGGCTCCATCCACACAGGCGGCCTCCTCAAGGGCCATCGGAATGTTTGTCAGATATCCGGAATAAAGAAGCACGTTCATAGGCATATAAAATACCGTATAAAGAATGATCACACCGACTTTGTTATCAAGCCCCATCTCAGCAGTCTGCTTTACAAGCGGCATCATCAGGATAGCAAACGGAACAAACATACCGCTCACTACATAGAGATAGATAAATTTATAAAATTTACTTCTCTTGTTTCTGGCTATAGCATAACCTAAAAGTGAATGAATTACAATAGCAAGAACCACTGTGATCACAGTGATCAATACACTGTTTCCAAGAGAATGCCAGAAGTCTGTTACCTCCATAGCTTCCCTGAAATTGGCAAGACTGAATTTCTGCGGCAGAGACAGGATCCCGGCTACACTGTTGGTCATCTCTGTCGGCTGCTTGAATGCGATCACAATTGTCATATAAAGCGGAAATACCACTGTGATAAGGCCAAGGATCAGAAGGATCGTTACCGGCCAGTTCGCTTTTTCCCTTACTTTCGTTTTCATTACAGCTGCTCCTCCTTTTTCCCTGTGATAGTCAACTGCATTGCAGAAATGATCACGATCACAATAAAGAATATAACCGCATTGGCACTCTGGAATCCAAACTGACCGCCACTCATACCATTGTTATAGATCAGATAGGAAATGGATTCTGTACTCTGTGCAGGACCACCTTTTGTCAAAGCCATGATCTGATCAAATACCATCAGGAAGTTTTTCACACAGAGAACCATGTTGATACTGAAAAACGGAACGATCAGTGGGAATGTCAGGTAACGGAACTTACTGAATCCGGTAGCACCATCAATAGCTCCTGCCTCGTATACATCCTCCGGCACTGTCTGAAGCCCGGAAATATAGATGATCGTATTCATTGCAATGGACTGCCATGCACACACGATCACGATGGCTACCCATGCAAGGCTCGTACTGGAAAGCATGCTGGAAGACAATGTTTTATTTCCGACCATCTTTCCGAATGCAGGCAGGATATATGTAAAGAAATAATTGAAAATATATCCTACGACCAGTGCGCCAAGTACATTAGGAATAAAATAAGCTCCACGCAGTGCACTCTTGAAACGGATCTTGCTGTTCAGTCCAAGTGCCAGGATCAGGCTGAGTACATTCGTTACGATAGTTGCCACGATGGCCAGCTTAAAGGTAAACAGATAGGAACCGCCAACACGGCTGTCTGTAAAAAGATCCTTATAGTTTCGAAGCCCTACCCAGTCATAGCTTCCATAGCCTTTAAAGTTTGTAAAGCTGTAGATCACACCCTTGATCAGAGGCAGTGTGTTAAAGCAGAAAAATAATGCCACGATCGGAATGGTGATCAGAAGAAAGGTCAGCTTTCTTCCACTCATAGATTTTTTTCCCATGATCAGTTCTCTCCTTCCCCGTTCTTCTCCTCATAGTCCTGTACTTTACGGATAATGTCACGGTTATATCTTGTCCAGTCTGTATCAAATTTTTTCAGGAATGCATCTTTATCCTTTTTCATCAGGAAGGTCTGTATCTGTGCATCCACAGCCATCTCTGTAGGATAATAATGATCCTGGTAGTCGGCCATCCTTCCCTCTTCTATGTATTCCTTCATACCATCCAGAGTAGCGGGAAGTGTGAAATCACCCTCTTTGCATGGAACTGCCTTCTGGTCATCCAGATATGTCTGTACATTTTCATCCTCAAGGAGAAAATCCAGCACTTCATAGGCAGCTTCCTTATTCTCACAGTCATTCATCACACAGAACTGAAGGTCAACTCCGGAATTCAGTTTGTTTTCTGACGGATCATTGCTTGCCGGTGTCACAAAAGAATCAATATCCATATCCGGGTTTACACTCTGGATCTGCGGGATCGCATAGCTTCCGATGGGATACATGGCAGCTTCCCCTTTTGCAAAAGCGGTGCAGGCTCCATTGTAATCATAGGCAAAGGGATCATCCGGTCCATACTGGATAAGCTCCAGCATACGGTCTGCTACTTCCTTATACTCTTTTTCAAAAGTAGTTTTTCCTTGGTTTACCTGATGGCATACATCAGATGGTGCAAGATCCACCGAAATAGAATTCCACGGTGCAAGACAGGTCCAAGTATCTTTAAATCCGAAATAAAGCGGCTGGATACCTGCATCCTGGATTTTCTGGCAAAGGCTCATAAATTCATCCCATGTAGTCGGGATCTGCCAGCCATGCTCCTTGAAAAG from Blautia sp. SC05B48 encodes:
- the ppdK gene encoding pyruvate, phosphate dikinase, with amino-acid sequence MAKWVYMFTEGNATMRNLLGGKGANLAEMTNLGLPVPQGFTITTEACTQYYEDGRSINDEIMAQIMEAITKMEGVTGKKFGDKENPLLVSVRSGARASMPGMMDTILNLGLNEEVVNTLAEKSGNERWAWDCYRRFIQMYSDVVMEVGKKYFEELIDEMKTKRGVKQDVELTAADLHELADQFKAEYKSKIGSDFPTDPKEQLVGAIKAVFRSWDNPRANVYRRDNDIPYSWGTAVNVQMMAFGNMGDDCGTGVAFTRDPATGANGLFGEFLTNAQGEDVVAGVRTPMHISEMEQKFPEAFVQFKQVCETLEKHYRDMQDMEFTVEHGKLYMLQTRNGKRTAQAALKIACDLVDEGMRSEEEAVAMIDPRNLDTLLHPQFDAAALKAATPMGKGLGASPGAACGKVVFTAEDAVEWAARGEKVVLVRLETSPEDITGMKAAQGILTVRGGMTSHAAVVARGMGSCCVSGCGDIAMDEENKKFTLAGKEFHEGDAISIDGTTGNIYDGLIPTVDAQIAGEFGRIMGWADKYRTMKVRTNADTPADAKKARELGAEGIGLCRTEHMFFEGNRIDAFREMICSETVEEREAALAKILPEQQGDFEKLYEALEGNPVTIRFLDPPLHEFVPTEEEDIKKLADAQGKTVEQIKTIIASLHEFNPMMGHRGCRLAVTYPEIAKMQTSAVIRAAINVKKNHPDWNIKPEIMIPLVGDIKELKYVKKFVVETADAEIKAAGSDLEYEVGTMIEIPRAALTADDIAKEADFFCFGTNDLTQMTYGFSRDDAGKFLNAYYDAKIFENDPFAKLDQTGVGKLMKMAIELGKPVNPKLHVGICGEHGGDPSSVEFCNEIGLDYVSCSPFRVPIARLAAAQAAIAKKNA
- a CDS encoding carbohydrate ABC transporter permease, with translation MKTKVREKANWPVTILLILGLITVVFPLYMTIVIAFKQPTEMTNSVAGILSLPQKFSLANFREAMEVTDFWHSLGNSVLITVITVVLAIVIHSLLGYAIARNKRSKFYKFIYLYVVSGMFVPFAILMMPLVKQTAEMGLDNKVGVIILYTVFYMPMNVLLYSGYLTNIPMALEEAACVDGASTWKTYWKIIFPIMKPMHATVAVLTALGTWNDVMTPLVIMSGSTGGTTLPLAQLNFQTQFGTNYNLAFASYLLALLPILLFYLICQKHILNGVVNGAVK
- a CDS encoding aldose 1-epimerase family protein, which codes for MTRTIENSFLKISVSDHGAELTGIYDKTNDREILWQADPAYWKRHAPVLFPNVGRNYKDIWRLNGKEYPSRQHGFARDSDFICTDITDTSLSFVLKSSEETLKVYPFAFALKITYTLKEHDLDVCWEVVNNDSETMYFTIGGHPAFRVPVREGESQSDYRLAFEGLDVLTYLLIDTSAGTVIADEPHTLSLENGTCSIAPHMFDKDALVFDNGQIQKAGILFPDGTPYLTLTSEGFPNFGIWSVPGAPFVCLEPWMGRCDDCGFEKSLSEKNNINVLKPDEEFIKSYQITVH
- the rsmH gene encoding 16S rRNA (cytosine(1402)-N(4))-methyltransferase RsmH; this translates as MNQESQTPHKRRVRYKGKYPKKFEEKYKELQPEKYKDTIEHVISKGNTPAGMHISIMVKEIIDFLEIKPGQVGFDATLGYGGHTKAMLECLKGQGHMYATDVDPEESAKTRKRLAEQGFGEDILTIKLQNFCTIDEIAEEVGGFDFILADLGVSSMQIDNPKRGFSFKVDGPLDLRLNQETGISAAERLDTISREELAGMLDENSDEPYCEEIAKAITDEIRRGNHIDTTTKLREVIEKTLSFLPEKERKDTVKKTCQRVFQALRIDVNREFEVLYDFMEKLPGALKPGGRVAILTFHSGEDKLVKKALKQGYKDGIYSDYSKDVIRPSAQECAQNGRARSTKMRWAVKA
- a CDS encoding carbohydrate ABC transporter permease, which translates into the protein MGKKSMSGRKLTFLLITIPIVALFFCFNTLPLIKGVIYSFTNFKGYGSYDWVGLRNYKDLFTDSRVGGSYLFTFKLAIVATIVTNVLSLILALGLNSKIRFKSALRGAYFIPNVLGALVVGYIFNYFFTYILPAFGKMVGNKTLSSSMLSSTSLAWVAIVIVCAWQSIAMNTIIYISGLQTVPEDVYEAGAIDGATGFSKFRYLTFPLIVPFFSINMVLCVKNFLMVFDQIMALTKGGPAQSTESISYLIYNNGMSGGQFGFQSANAVIFFIVIVIISAMQLTITGKKEEQL
- a CDS encoding ABC transporter substrate-binding protein, producing MRNRSKWILCMGLAFTMAASVTLSGCGTGKKDSGKTEIELVQYKPEAVKAFEKLEEKFNATHDDIHLTIESPNDAMTVLKTRFIREDNPDIIGIGGDVNFSNFIDSDMLMDISDYQGLDSIKDAYKEIDKALEFVPEDGVYAVPYVANAAGILYNRELFKEHGWQIPTTWDEFMSLCQKIQDAGIQPLYFGFKDTWTCLAPWNSISVDLAPSDVCHQVNQGKTTFEKEYKEVADRMLELIQYGPDDPFAYDYNGACTAFAKGEAAMYPIGSYAIPQIQSVNPDMDIDSFVTPASNDPSENKLNSGVDLQFCVMNDCENKEAAYEVLDFLLEDENVQTYLDDQKAVPCKEGDFTLPATLDGMKEYIEEGRMADYQDHYYPTEMAVDAQIQTFLMKKDKDAFLKKFDTDWTRYNRDIIRKVQDYEEKNGEGEN
- a CDS encoding alpha-galactosidase, translating into MGIIYCEKDRTFTLQTKETTYQMQVDQYGFLLHLYYGKKAEGCMDYLLTYYDRGFSGNPYDAGTDRTYSMDSLPQELSCYGNGDFRSASLMLENGDGSMSCDMRYKNYTIRDGKYSLPGLPAVYAENDEAQTLEIVLEDPATGVEAMLLYGVLPELDIITRSVYVRNQSSEKIYVNKVMSAELDFLYGDYDLLTFYGRHAMERNLQRVPVAHGSQMIGSVRGTSSHQYNPMMILAEKDTTEDHGGCYAMSFVYSGNFQGEVLKDQYNQTRMLLGVQEECFRYPLEAGETFYAPEVILSYTDQGMNRLSQNLHSCIRHHICRGKYKTAIRPVLVNSWEAAYFDFTGETLYNLAKEAKSLGIDMLVLDDGWFGKRDDDNSGLGDWYVNEKKLGETLGGLVKRVNDLGVKFGIWVEPEMISEDSDLYREHPDWALTIPGRKPVRSRNQLVLDFSRKEVVDGIFGQISAVLDNANIEYVKWDMNRSLMDVFSVMTKDQGRVMYDYVLGLYDFLDRMVNRYPDLLIEGCSGGGGRFDAGMLYYTPQIWCSDNSDAVDRLRIQYGTSFGYPVSAMGAHVSAVPNHQTGRITPLHTRGVVAMSGTFGYELDLLKLTEEEKDEVRSQIGEFRKYAPLIQNGRYYRLTDPFKSEICAWEIVGNSQEEVLLNVVMEEIHGNMTVNYVQLRGLDESALYKEQATGRIYSGAALMHGGMPLPAEFGEYRAYQYHFVRE